A window of Drosophila sulfurigaster albostrigata strain 15112-1811.04 chromosome X, ASM2355843v2, whole genome shotgun sequence genomic DNA:
ATGGCAGATAACCCAAACAATCGTCTTATCTGCAGACAACACCGGGCCTTTATATAGCGCCAAAGCTGTCCACTGGCCAACACACAACTCAATCGATGTCCAATCAGAATGGTCAAGTCCATTGTAATAATACTGCTCCTCCAACTAATCGCTGGCCTGTCGCTCATCAGTGCCATGCAGCTGAAAATCCCAGCGATGCACCAAGTGGAGCCCAGGGAATTCCTCGAGATGCGAAAGCTACAATCGCTGAGCCTTGAGTTCACACAACAATTCGAAAACATAACCCTGAAGGATCTGGAGATACCAAGCGAACGGATTCCCAGCCTACAGGACTTGCAGTGCCTGGCCGACGTAGGACTTTGGATGAATGGCATTTCATCAGCCTCAATGTGGTCTATTAAGAGTAAGTAAAAGTCCTTCTTAGGTTCTTAAGACAAGACTTAAATCTTGAAgaatacatttcaaaattgaaccGTAAATATCAATACTTTTAGTTTTGAAACAAGAATGTTTTCAGCTCATAATAAGTCAAACAATATTCGGTTTCCATCTTAAAAAAAGGATCTTTAACTAGTCTTTAGACTAAGATCGTAATTCAAGAATTATTCCTAAAGAGCCTTGAATTGATTCGTTGCTCTTTCCTACTGTGGACAAAAAGTAAGGAGTAAAGTTCgatttaacataaatttccCGGTCTTAACATTTGGGGCtacttctttttattttaagttgacAGTATTgttaatgtacatacatatgtatgtgcttacTTACTTCCGAAGTTAACTCtgaatcaaaattttttcttcttgcaGTGATTGATGCCTGGGGATCGAAGCCTGCTGGTATCCTGAGCCTAAACATCATTGATTTGGGAAACTACGAGCAGTGCATCAACATAAACCAGCTGATTGCGACCAACCATGCCATTAAAGGTAAATATTGCATGGCGGAAATTCCGTTTGGCAAAATGCTGGGCATCGAATCAAACGTCATACGTAGCGTCAGCTTGAAGATTGGCGTTTGTTTCCCCTCCTCGTGTTCGTCCAGCAACATGGACACTCTACTGAACCGGGCGATTCAGAGCTTGCTCAACGTCACCCACTCCGGTGCGCTGATCAACTCGGACACCTGCCAGACTGCGGATCGAGAAGCTTTCCCTGGTCTTACTATATTCACAATGTATGTAAAGTTTTCATTTAGATTTGATCCCATACTAATTAAGCGACTTCTTTTGTAGTGTGCTGCTGTCCGTCTTCGGGGCCCTTGCCTTGCTGGCCACCTTATACGATTACTTCATCTGTCAGGATCAAAGTAagttacaaattataaattgaagtGGAACTGCTTATTGATCTGTTGTCAACTCCCCTCATCTAGGTCAACTGCCTGTCCTGATCAAGATCTTCTCGATACGTGCCTCGTCTCGTGCTCTCTTCCGCACCACAAACCCCAAATCGAATCCCAATGTGATTGATTGTCTTCATGGCATGCGTTGTATGTCCCTGTTGTGGGTGGTCTTTGGTCATGAGTACATGTTCGGCTTGGTGCAGCCCAATATTAACCAATGGAGCATTTACCACGTAAGTTACTCGAGACAGCTGAAGCTGAACATCGAGAACTGATTGGGGAGTTTTTATTGCAGTGGCTTCAACAACCCTTCCAGAACATGATAGTTCATGCCGCCTTTTCCGTGGATACATTCTTCTTCCTGAGTGGTTTGCTTGTGATCATGATTGCCCTGCGCTCCATGGACAAGTAAGTAGTCAGGAATTTTCATTAATGACACCTATTAACACCTACCTAACTCCTTAGAACTAAGGGAAAACTGAGTGTGCCGCTGATGTATCTGCATCGGTATTTGCGCTTGGCTCCCCTAGTGGGTGTGGCCATCTTAGTCTACATGCagctgttgcctttgctggTGAGCGGACCTCTTTCCAATAATGGCGTCGATGACTTTGAGAAATGCGAACGCACCTGGTTCTGGTCGCTGCTCTTCGTGCAGAACTATGCCACAACGGAGATTGTAAGTTCCCCTTGACTTCCAGTTCCCTTCGGATCGTATTATAACCTTAATTTCCCACAGTGCTTGGGACACACTTGGTATCTAGGAGTGGACATGCAACTCTACCTGTTGTCGCCCATCTTCCTGTTCGCACTCTATAAGTGGGGCAAGAAGGCTGCCATTGGAATCGTAATACTGATGATCTTGCTGCTCGTCTGGATGTTTACCCTCATGATGGTCAAGGAGTATTCCGTGTACTTCCGAAACGGCTTTGGTCCCGCTGACTCGAATCGTTGGCTCTACCATTCTACTCATCTGCATGCCACGCCCTGGCTGGTTGGTGCCGTCTTCGGATACTTTTTGCACGTGAATCGTGGCAAATCCTTCAAGCTGACCCCTCTCATGGTCTGGGCAGGCTGGCTGCTCAGCCTGGCGATCATATTCGCCTGTGAGTTCTCTTTGGTGGGCTACGACAAGTTCGGAGGTCCTAAGCTCACCATGTTGGGCGATGCTCTTTACTACACGCTGACACGCCTTGGCTGGCCCCTGGCTCTCTGCTGGGTTGTATTTGCCTGCATGCAAGGATACGGCGGCATGGCGAACAGTTTCCTCTCCTGCCCACTGTGGCAGCCGCTGTCGAAGCTCTCCTACTCCGTGTACATCTGGCATATTCTCATTCAGGAGATGAACGTGCGACGCATTCAATCGAGCACTTATTTTTCCGACTACGAAATGGTaagttctttcttttttatccTTCAATTCAGTGGAGTACTTAACACTTCTTCTTTCCTTGTAGATGCTCAGGTTCTGGTCGGACTTTGGTTTTACCGTTCTCGTTTCCTATGCAACTTATGTCACAATTGAGGCACCTCTTGGCGGCTTGGAAAGTCTTTTGCTATCCAGAAGCAAACCGAGTCCAGTTGCGAAGACAGTTCCAGAAATCATCAAAGTGGAGAAGAATCCTATATCCATTGTGAATGTTGATCTCGAGGCAGCCCCAATTCCAACGAAAACTAGCTCAGAAATAGAAAATGCGACTGATGAAGCCTCAACAAGTGCTGCAGCTGAGACAAATATTCCACAAATGAACCCAAACTAACCTTGTCCGTTACTATAAGCTAAGTTAAGAGCGAGCTCGATTTCAAATTCTCATCTTCACCTTAGCTTTAATGCGAGAAAGCGAGCCTTAAGCTTtcctattttaatttttttgttactttaaaatatttattatagaataagtaataatattgtattatataagGAAACTGGTTAAGAAAACATTGGATTCACTTATGAATTTAatcagaaaaataataataacataaaaatgttttcaaattttaatagaTTTGCTTTTTGTCTTACGctgttgaatttcaaattggcaCGCAGTACGTCTCTATCTGTATGAATatgtaatactaaataaaaatgtaataataaaatatattaatatataccgtttaaattgataaatctaatttgaaaatgtaattaaacattttgcagcaTTAAGACTGTGCATACTCTTGCACAGCGCGCTATAGGAAATTTAACCACTTTTTCTGGCCAAAAGTCATTTTTTGAAAGTTGGCAGATTGAACTAATTTTAGGTGCAATGTGTTCACAATAGATCATTCATCAATGTTGCATACCAGAATTttcgatagatggcgccaatCAAAAATATCAGCTGATAAGTACAGCTGTTGGAATGGCAATTCACGTGTTTTTGCATAGTGCGTTTTGCTTGCAATTTtacaattgtgaattgtgagTTCTATCCACAGTGGTTTGTATtatgtgtttgtgcttgtCAAATGTGTGAAAAATTCGTGTTGTGCACTGAATAGATTAAAAGTGTTAGtaacttaaaaaattcatatttttgatgAGTCTCACTTTTCGAATGCTATGTAAACTGAGTCCAGCAGACTTCATCGATGAAATGTTTTCTATGTTGTAGAGTATTTCATTCTTGTTCAAATGAGAGTAATTAAAAAGATCAATTATAACCACAAATgagttaaattttaatttttagaacGTAAtctaattgcaaaaattcagaattttaagttatattaaaatcaatgtcgggaaaaaaaaagcaaaattgattttttttgttaactcCTTTACGTACTATTTGATATAAGTAGGTAAAAAGCGATTttaccacaaaaaaataaatggaaaatatcgaacaacaaattgcatgaaatttttttttttttaatttttattaattttaggcttgccacgcccattaatgttaaaaaatatataaaataattgttatagAAACAgttgttgtatattaaaatagtattttaaacatatttccaaaattacttaaatttcatacaaaaagGGGGCGGTGCCACacccactttttttttttaatttcaatagataATGGTTGTTTTAACCTTGAGATATTAATTTTGGCCAGAGAAAGTGGTCAAATTTCCTATAGACGCATCATTAAGGCAGCGCAGTTTgtcagttaaaaaaaaacattgcatacttttacaGCCCTCTTTCAATTGCTATAGCAACTGCAATTCTTTAAAATCATGGCATACTTTCGGGGGCACTGTGAACGCCAAAAATATAGCCAGAAACAAGAAAGTGCTTGATATCTCAGAAACTACAAGGACGATttggatgtcctttggcatgTTGATAGGCCTAACTAAAAGTCTTTGATTGACACCTGATTGATTGCTtcactcaactcgactcgacccCAAATGCGATGACCTTTTGAATCATAGGCGAGTAGTGTTTCAGTTAACACACGCTAGGATTACCCGACTGGGCAAAGATGAAATCAGATGAGATGCACTTTAAATTTGTGTATCTAAAataatctatctatctatgtaAAAATTAACTAATGTGGTTAGATTTTTTATTAGCGCTTTAGTCTTGAGCTACCCCCCATTTTAGATTGGCTTATCAGACAAAATAACGATTGCCTCTTTAGAAAGTAAACCAGTGTTCCTCGCCTATCAACAGTAGTTGTTTGTACTAACTACAATATGTGGGTTAATATGAGCAATTTgtttagttgctgctgttttcgaGGTTCGAGTATACTTTGAACCAAGAGAATTGTTATCAGACATATTttagcataaattaaaaacgtttTTGGTCTGGTTTCGACGAGGTGTTTACTTCCCACATTCATTATCAATTCAAATGCTTGAACTTGGTTAAATTTGCTTATCTGCATTTGTATGAAGTCATTATGAGTATTCCTTTAATTAGTCCGCTTTAGCAGATTGAATTGCAGAGAACTAGGATAACAATTGAGTATAAGATTATCAAATTATAAGTGCATGCTATTATCAAATGAATTGTTACAGCAAAGATTTCCACTGAATATGAGTCATATCATTATCATATCTCAAAATTCTACCAAACATGTGAATCACAAAAGCGTGTGGATTTCAAGTGCACACTTGCAATCAATTCAAGTGCTTGTTTTATTGCCCATATTGTTGATCTAACTAACTGACCCTTGGCTCTTGTCTACGCTTCCGACTAAGCGACTGATAACCAAGAAGAGATATCGTTAGAATATTGCAAGTCAACTTTGAGATCATATCTAGCTATTTATACACTTAGAAATAAACGTGCTGTGTTTAGTAATctgtgttattatttatttccgaAATCTAGTGGAAATTCTTTTCTTGTTTAGATTGATATATCAGTCTATCTTTGATGGTTTGTCCGCCAGTTAATTAAAATCGATTTGTAAGATAAGTATGATACAATAAACTGATCTATAATGGActtattgtattataattttattattacgcatagtttaaaaataaaagttaagaTAGATATATCAGTCTGTCTTTAGAGGTTTGTCAGTCTGTTAATTGAAATCGATTTCTAAGATAAGTATTAATGTTACAATGAACACATCTACTCTACGATAATGGAATTATTAGTATAGTTTAATATTCTATTATCTATCTTAGGATAATGGACtcaatttattattctattataatCCTATTATTACGAAATTGTGGAGTCACATACGAAATATGTTTACTCCACAAAAATTTGCTTACTGTGCATAAATAGCAAAATCAGACGTCTATAAGATTagatgtttatttttttttaatattattggtTAAAGTCGATTCATATTTACATAGAACTGATTAATAACAATACGTGTTAGCCTTCGTAATCAAAACACTCACTTAACTCGAACGTGAATTGAAgagttttttttccttttttgagGAATTACAGTTCTGAGTAAGAATCGAAATCTTGATATCCCGACCATAAAGCAATACACAGACATCGATAAAGTTATGCATACTATAATCTACCCTAGACATGGCAGATAACCCAAACAATCGTCTTATCTGCAGACAACACCGGGCCTTTATATAGCGCCAAAGCTGTCCACTGGCCAACACACAACTCAATCGATGTCCAATCAGAATGGTCAAGTCCATTGTAATACTACTGCTCCTCAAACTAATCGCTGGCCTGTCTTTCATCAGTGCCATGCAGCTGAAAATCCCAGCGATGGACCAAGTGGAGCCCAGGGAATTCCTCGAGATGCGAAAGCTACAATCGCTGAGCCTTGAGTTCACACAACAATTCGAAAACATAACCCTGAAGGATCTGGAGATACCAAGCGAACGGATTCCCAGCCTACAGGACTTGCAGTGCCTGGCCGACGTAGGACTTTGGATGAATGGCATTTCATCAGCCTCAATGTGGTCTATTAAGAGTAAGTAAAAGTCCCCTTCCTAGGTTCTTAAGACAAGACTTAAGTCTTGAAGATACACTTCAAAATTGAACCGTAAATATCAATACTTTTAGTTTTGAAACAAGAATGTTTTCAGCTCATAATAAGTCAAACAATATTCGGTTTCCATCTTAAAAAAAGGATCTTTAACTAGTCTTTAGATTAAGATCGTAATTCAAGAATTATTCCTAAAGAGtcttaaattgatttttcttcTTGCAGTGATTGATGCCTGGGGATCGAAGCCTGCTGGTATCCTGAGCCTGAACATCATTGATTTGGGAAACTACGAGCAGTGCATCAACATAAACCAGCTGATTGCAACTAATCATGCCATTAAGGGTAAATATTGCATGGCGGAAATTCCGTTTGGCAAAATGCTGGGCATCGAATCAAACGTCATACGCAGCGTCAGCTTGAAGATTGGCGTTTGTTTCCCCCTCCTCGTGTTCGTCCAGCAACATGGACACTTTACTGAACCGGGCGATTCAGAGCTTGCTCAACGTCACCCACTCCGGGGAGCTGATCAACTCGTACACCTGCCAGACTGCGGATCGAGAAGCTTTCCCTGGCCTAACCATATTCACAATGTATGTAaagttttcaaattgatttgaacACCGACTAATTAATGGGATTTCCTTTGTAGTGTGCTGTTGTCCGTCTTCGGGGCCCTCGCCTTGCTGGCCACCTTATACGATTACTTCATTTGCCGGGATCAGAGTGAGTCCTAATTGAACTTATGTGCTGAGGAGTTTACTGACACTAATTTATAACTAGGTCAACTGCCTGTCCCGATCAAGATCTTCTCGATACGTGCCTCGTCTCGTGCTCTCTTCCGCACCACAAACCCCAAATCGAATCCCAATGTGATTGATTGTGTTCATGGCATGCGTTGCATGTCCCTGTTGTGGGTGGTCTTTGGTCATGAGTACATGTTCGGCATGGTGCAGCCCAATATTAACCAATGGAGCATTTACCACGTAAGTTACTCGATAGAACTGTAGGTGAACATCGAGAAATGATTCGgaagtttttatacccgctacccataggatagaagggtattataactttgtgccggcaggaaatttatgtaacaggtagaaagaggcatctccggccctataaagtatatatatattcttgatcagtgtcaacagccgagacgatctagccatgtccgtctgtgtgtctgtccgtccgtccgtatgaaacactggatctcagagactataagagatagaactataattttttttcgacagcatttgttatgtttgcacgcagatcaagtttatttcaaatttttgccacgcccacttccgcccccgcaaatcaaaaaaatttaataacaagcgtaattttaaagctaaagttgcgaattttggaatatacaataattgctatagtagttatgattcttgaaaatttggttgcgatcgaagttattaaagaaatacttttgtatgagcaaaaacgcctatttcccctagtaagtaggcgtttttgcctatacaaaagtaagtcttagttgctttggctgacaatctggtattttgTGCCGtctattttgaatgtggttcTATATCgacatactaaatataccatttggtatatttgtagcatttttgcagtatattcagtatattttgagaaaaataccgcaaaatatatttcttttattcaaaatgggtagcgggtatctcacagtcgagtacactccactgtagctttcttacttgttttttcttgCAGTGGATGCAACAACCCTTCCAGAACTTGATAGTTCATGCCGTCTTTTCCGTGGACACATTCTTCTTCCTGAGCGGTCTGCTTGTCATTATGATTGCCCTGCGCTCCATGGACAAGTAAGTTCCCAggaattttcattaataatacCTTCTATAATAAAATCTTTTCGCCTTAGAACTAAGGGAAAACTGAATGTGCCGCTAATGTATCTGCATCGGTATTTGCGCTTGGCTCCTCTCGTCGCTGTGGCCATCTTGGTCTACATGCAGCTGTTGCCTTTGCTAGTAAGCGGACCTGTCTCCAATATTGGCTTCGATGACTATGAGAAATGCGAACGCACCTGGTTCTGGTCGCTGCTCTTCGTGCAGAACTATGCCACAACGGAGATTGTAAGTTCCCCTTGACTTCCAGTTCCTTTCGGATCGTATTATAACCTTAACTTCCCGCAGTGCTTGGGACACACTTGGTATCTAGGAGTGGACATGCAACTCTACCTGTTGTCGCCCATCTTCCTGTTCACACTCTATAAGTGGGGCAAGAAGGCTGCCATTGGAATCGTAATACTGATGATCTTGCTGCTCGTCTGGATGTTTACCCTCATGATGGTCAAGGAGTATTCCGTGTACTTCCGAAACGGCTTTGGTCCCGCTGACTCGAATCGTTGGCTCTACTTCTCTACTCATCTGCATGCCACGCCCTGGCTGGTTGGTGCCGTCTTCGGATACTTTTTGCACGTGAATCGTGGCAAATCCTTCAAGCTGACCCCTCTCATGGTCTGGGCAGGCTGGCTGCTCAGCCTGGCGATCATATTCGCCTGTGAGTTCTCTTTGGTGGGCTACGACAAGTTCGGAGGTCCTAAGCTCACCATGTTGGGCGATGCTCTTTACTACACGCTGACACGCCTTGGCTGGCCCCTGGCTCTCTGCTGGGTTGTATTTGCCTGCATGCAAGGATACGGCGGCATGGCGAACAGTTTCCTCTCCTGCCCACTGTGGCAGCCGCTGTCGAAGCTCTCCTACTCCGTGTACATCTGGCATATTCTCATTCAGGAGATGAACGTGCGACGCATTCAAACGAGCACTTATTTCTCCGACTACGAAATGGTAAGTTCTTTCTATTATACTTTTTAATCCTAGGCAGTATTTAACACTCTATTCTCCCCTTGTAGATGCTCAAGTTCTGGTCGGACTTTGGTTTCACCGTTCTCGTTTCCTATGCCACTTATGTCACAATTGAGGCACCTCTTGGCGGCTTGGAAAGTCTTTTGCTATCCAGGGGCAAACCCAGTCCAGTTGCGAAGACAGTTCCAGAAATCATCAAAGTGGAGAAGAATCCTATATCCATTGTGAATGTTGATCTAGAGGCAGCCCCAATTCCATCGAAAACTACAACAGGGATTGAGATAGAGAATGGGGCTGATGAAGCCACAACAAGTGCTGCAGCTGAGACAAATGATCCACAAATGAATCCAAACTAACCTTGTCCGTTACTATAAGCTAAGTTAAGAGCGAGCTCGATTTAACATTCTCATCTTCACCTTAGCTTTAATGCGAGAAAGCGAGCCTTCAGCTAtcctacttttttttttgttactttaaaatatttattgtataataaGTAATATCTAATAATGTTGTATAAGGAAACTAGTTAGGAATACATTGAACTCACTTATGAATTTAatccaaaaaataattataccataaacatattttttaattttagcaaatttgattttgttctTTTGCTGTTACATTTCACAGCCAATCATTGTTCCAAAAATGGGCAACAGATTGCGTCACTCAAAATGCATGTGAATATCTGTATGTCTGCTGGCtgctgatttatttttgtcggCGGTTTTTAACTGGCGTGTGTCTTTGCAGAAAATCGATCCGTCAACACGCATACAGGAGGTGATCAAGGAGGTGGTGCAACGCGAGGTGGAGTATCACCAGCTGGTGACGAACTCCAATGCATTGGGACGCCGCCCGTCATCGAGGCCATtaatgcagaaaaaaaagcattgcatacttttacaGCCACCTTTCGATTGCAATAGCAACTGCAATTCTTTAAAATCATGGCATACTTTCGGGGGCACTGTGAACGGCAAAAATATAGCCAGAAACAAGAAAGTCTTTGATATCTCAGAAACTACGAGGACGATTTGGATGTCTTTTGGCATGTTGATAGGCCTAATTAAAAGTCGTTGATTGGCACTAGTTTCAACCGGATCCTTTAAAGGATATTCGAGTTATCGACAAATTgatgtatacaaaaaataacgTTTATCTCTGCTGCTGTAAGGACTTTCGTCCTTTTTCCAATTGATTCTTCAATTTCGTGTCAAGAGCTACCCAtatgccaaaggacatcatCTTAGTCCTTCAAATGGCTGAGTTATGGCTGATTTCTGGACTTTTAGTAAATTTTTCTATGCCTACCCCTTGCAAAATTTAAGTTGCCATTTTTGAGAAAatttatgttgcatacttttaggtttgtcatttcatttgagcataattatagaaaaatgcTCATAACTTCGCGATATCCTGCCGCAGGATGTCGGGACATGTCTCGTTTGAATCGCAAGGACGAATTTTATCGATCAGCATCAACGAAATATAGGAATCCAACTCTTGTAAAATTTCGCCGAAGCGAAAAACACAAAATCCAGGATAACTCCGAAACGGTAAGGACGAATCGAATGTCCTTTGGTCAGCTGATAGGTCTACCCATTAGCCATTGTTTGACACAGGACATAGGCCAGGATACGCCAGGATACGGCCGAGTTATAGCCAATTTTAGCTGAAGAAAATGTTCACATTAACTCCGCTCCTCTAAGGACCTTCgtcctttttgttttgcagttcGATAAATCTTCATTGGTAGTGTAtgtgtgccaaaggacatccttTTCGTCCTTCAAATAACGGAAATATTGCTAAAATATTCgacaacataaaacaaattcatattttaacaGATTTGCTGTTTCCATCGGTagcattcaaattttaaattggcgCGCAAGTATTTATCTTGTGGTTCCGAAAACAGGCGGCAGATGGCGGCACTGAGCAAGCAAGTGACTtgctctgcttgctgctgatttctgttcgcctggtatttcacccGCTGATTTAGCAATTTTTGACCATCGCGGCAATTTGTTGTAGTACCAGAAACTGGCTACAGATGGCGACACTGAGCAATCAAGTGACTTGCTCTATTTCAGCTTGCTTctgatttctgttcgcctggtatttcacttgctgatttggcaatttttggCCATCGTGGGAACATTGGAGTGGGCAACAACGACCACAGTATAaagaattgttgttgtaaatgttgttgttgtagttgtttcaATATCCGACTAAAAaaggtatgtattttcaaattttaacaaattttatttttatttgtcggttgcattcaaatttcaaattggcgCGCAAATATACCTTTCGTGGTTTCGTTAACGGCCAGCAGGTGTCGCCAGTCAAGTGACTTTCTGTTTTaatgcttgctgctgatttatgttcgcctggtatatCAGCCGgcaatttggcatattttgaccATCGCGGCAACATTTAgtgggcaacaacaagaactacaTTATCAATAATTCTTTttcaaattgcttttgttgtttttgttgtcgttgttgtaaATAATTGTAGAAGCAGAGCTAAATTTCAAGTTTCAGGATAACTCGAGAACTAGAAGGACGATTCGAATGCCCTTTGGCTAGTAGGCCTTATAGGGCAAATAGACCTTATTAAGACgcaacctttggtatattgcttGTCAGGATATTCAAGGACATTCACGTGCTATGGTATACAAAAAAGTCCTTTTATCTCAAttcctttaaatattttcgtcCTATTTCGAAGCTATGGCTAAATCCGTATCCtcgtgccaaaggacatccttGTTGTCCTTTAAATTACCGAGATACAGAATATTATTCGATTTTCAGAACAAATTTGTGATTATAGAAATGTAGTTaactttttcattattattgacATCAAGCTGTAAAAGACAATatctgaaaaataaataagtagaaATCTGCGCCttatttgtgttttcattattgtgtattattaattaatatgtttatgcaaaatttaattcagtacaattcaataaaatatattttaatctcATATAATAcacttgtttatgtttacaaaCGTCATGAAGTGGACTTTAT
This region includes:
- the LOC133848503 gene encoding nose resistant to fluoxetine protein 6-like isoform X2, yielding MVKSIVIILLLQLIAGLSLISAMQLKIPAMHQVEPREFLEMRKLQSLSLEFTQQFENITLKDLEIPSERIPSLQDLQCLADVGLWMNGISSASMWSIKMIDAWGSKPAGILSLNIIDLGNYEQCININQLIATNHAIKGKYCMAEIPFGKMLGIESNVIRSVSLKIGVCFPSSCSSSNMDTLLNRAIQSLLNVTHSGALINSDTCQTADREAFPGLTIFTIVLLSVFGALALLATLYDYFICQDQSQLPVLIKIFSIRASSRALFRTTNPKSNPNVIDCLHGMRCMSLLWVVFGHEYMFGLVQPNINQWSIYHWLQQPFQNMIVHAAFSVDTFFFLSGLLVIMIALRSMDKTKGKLSVPLMYLHRYLRLAPLVGVAILVYMQLLPLLVSGPLSNNGVDDFEKCERTWFWSLLFVQNYATTEICLGHTWYLGVDMQLYLLSPIFLFALYKWGKKAAIGIVILMILLLVWMFTLMMVKEYSVYFRNGFGPADSNRWLYHSTHLHATPWLVGAVFGYFLHVNRGKSFKLTPLMVWAGWLLSLAIIFACEFSLVGYDKFGGPKLTMLGDALYYTLTRLGWPLALCWVVFACMQGYGGMANSFLSCPLWQPLSKLSYSVYIWHILIQEMNVRRIQSSTYFSDYEMVSSFFFILQFSGVLNTSSFLVDAQVLVGLWFYRSRFLCNLCHN
- the LOC133848503 gene encoding nose resistant to fluoxetine protein 6-like isoform X3 produces the protein MDTLLNRAIQSLLNVTHSGELINSYTCQTADREAFPGLTIFTIVLLSVFGALALLATLYDYFICRDQSQLPVPIKIFSIRASSRALFRTTNPKSNPNVIDCVHGMRCMSLLWVVFGHEYMFGMVQPNINQWSIYHWMQQPFQNLIVHAVFSVDTFFFLSGLLVIMIALRSMDKTKGKLNVPLMYLHRYLRLAPLVAVAILVYMQLLPLLVSGPVSNIGFDDYEKCERTWFWSLLFVQNYATTEICLGHTWYLGVDMQLYLLSPIFLFTLYKWGKKAAIGIVILMILLLVWMFTLMMVKEYSVYFRNGFGPADSNRWLYFSTHLHATPWLVGAVFGYFLHVNRGKSFKLTPLMVWAGWLLSLAIIFACEFSLVGYDKFGGPKLTMLGDALYYTLTRLGWPLALCWVVFACMQGYGGMANSFLSCPLWQPLSKLSYSVYIWHILIQEMNVRRIQTSTYFSDYEMMLKFWSDFGFTVLVSYATYVTIEAPLGGLESLLLSRGKPSPVAKTVPEIIKVEKNPISIVNVDLEAAPIPSKTTTGIEIENGADEATTSAAAETNDPQMNPN
- the LOC133848503 gene encoding nose resistant to fluoxetine protein 6-like isoform X1, which codes for MVKSIVIILLLQLIAGLSLISAMQLKIPAMHQVEPREFLEMRKLQSLSLEFTQQFENITLKDLEIPSERIPSLQDLQCLADVGLWMNGISSASMWSIKMIDAWGSKPAGILSLNIIDLGNYEQCININQLIATNHAIKGKYCMAEIPFGKMLGIESNVIRSVSLKIGVCFPSSCSSSNMDTLLNRAIQSLLNVTHSGALINSDTCQTADREAFPGLTIFTIVLLSVFGALALLATLYDYFICRDQSQLPVPIKIFSIRASSRALFRTTNPKSNPNVIDCVHGMRCMSLLWVVFGHEYMFGMVQPNINQWSIYHWMQQPFQNLIVHAVFSVDTFFFLSGLLVIMIALRSMDKTKGKLNVPLMYLHRYLRLAPLVAVAILVYMQLLPLLVSGPVSNIGFDDYEKCERTWFWSLLFVQNYATTEICLGHTWYLGVDMQLYLLSPIFLFTLYKWGKKAAIGIVILMILLLVWMFTLMMVKEYSVYFRNGFGPADSNRWLYFSTHLHATPWLVGAVFGYFLHVNRGKSFKLTPLMVWAGWLLSLAIIFACEFSLVGYDKFGGPKLTMLGDALYYTLTRLGWPLALCWVVFACMQGYGGMANSFLSCPLWQPLSKLSYSVYIWHILIQEMNVRRIQTSTYFSDYEMMLKFWSDFGFTVLVSYATYVTIEAPLGGLESLLLSRGKPSPVAKTVPEIIKVEKNPISIVNVDLEAAPIPSKTTTGIEIENGADEATTSAAAETNDPQMNPN